Proteins encoded in a region of the Candidatus Zixiibacteriota bacterium genome:
- a CDS encoding sigma 54-interacting transcriptional regulator, protein MLRSIDVRQSTSPICRSEYYYYFARCDYFRGDYARALSRVRAALRYARTCSSHEVYARYKLLAGAIRHALGQLDEAIEDYLDSYASSKRAGSYKSLCGVFINIGLVHMLKGELSKASDCYTKALALSISHNTGYEQSVCRLNLSRCLWLQGRHKECLDLLDEVEQMGDHSGLALRVDQIRGIVQAYVCSFRSAHVLLHRLLKFATSERSSRDVAVCLEYLGLNEYFAGNYKKAKEYYQQVLDMPEPTASAVAQTLRMLTDVHIAEGHWDLARATAAKADTAINKISERIELGALWRAYGHIHAHDGNRDEARSFFTKSIELLRQLGARYELALSHFDAGRAKVFSEAESDEHLRITRALFVEMEVPKRVAQVDAVIAEREDAHHFDHKPASKQRLTLKTPSAPTIIAASGSMKRILALADKVKDSDLTILITGETGTGKDLLAEYIHKTSNRAARPLRVVNSAAMPESLLEAELFGVTKGTYSGATTDRPGLIELTDGGTFVFDEIGEVPPAIQAKLLRLLDSKVVRRLGGSEDRRIDVRFLALTNRDLGQMVREGSFRSDLYHRLCQMPIHLPPLRERPEDIVPLAIMLLARCGIAIDREAIAAALRDPLEAYSWPGNARELIAMITRVAALLDGNGNSDVFELLRQQLGAPDAEGSERRRLFEALRRHDGNKSKVAEELGIPRTTLNSQLKKYNL, encoded by the coding sequence ATGCTCCGATCGATTGATGTGCGACAGTCGACGAGTCCGATATGTCGTTCCGAATACTACTACTACTTTGCCAGATGCGATTACTTCCGAGGCGATTACGCACGAGCGCTCAGTCGTGTGCGCGCTGCTTTACGCTATGCACGTACCTGCTCTTCGCATGAAGTGTATGCAAGATATAAGCTGTTAGCAGGAGCGATCAGGCATGCCCTTGGTCAGCTGGATGAAGCAATCGAAGATTACCTCGACTCTTACGCCTCGTCAAAACGCGCCGGGTCTTACAAGTCCCTTTGCGGCGTCTTCATAAACATCGGCTTAGTTCACATGCTGAAGGGTGAGCTAAGCAAAGCTAGCGATTGCTACACCAAAGCATTGGCACTCTCGATCAGTCACAATACTGGCTACGAACAGAGTGTATGTCGGCTGAATCTTTCCAGATGTCTATGGCTACAAGGCAGGCACAAGGAGTGCTTGGATCTGCTTGACGAAGTAGAGCAGATGGGCGACCACAGTGGACTTGCGCTTCGAGTGGACCAAATCAGAGGTATCGTGCAAGCTTACGTGTGTAGCTTCAGAAGCGCTCACGTGCTCCTGCATCGTCTTCTGAAGTTCGCTACTTCAGAAAGGAGTTCGCGCGACGTCGCCGTCTGCCTCGAATACCTCGGCCTGAACGAGTACTTCGCCGGCAATTACAAGAAAGCCAAAGAATACTACCAACAAGTGCTCGATATGCCGGAACCGACCGCCTCGGCCGTGGCTCAGACGCTGCGGATGTTGACCGATGTCCATATCGCCGAGGGGCACTGGGATCTTGCACGCGCGACTGCGGCCAAGGCCGACACCGCGATCAACAAAATCTCCGAACGCATCGAACTGGGCGCGCTGTGGCGGGCCTACGGGCATATCCATGCTCACGACGGCAACCGCGACGAAGCGCGCTCGTTCTTTACCAAGTCGATCGAACTTCTGCGGCAACTGGGAGCGCGCTACGAGCTGGCGCTGAGTCACTTTGATGCCGGCCGCGCAAAGGTATTCAGCGAAGCTGAGAGCGACGAGCACCTGCGGATTACCCGGGCGTTGTTTGTCGAGATGGAGGTCCCCAAGCGGGTCGCGCAGGTAGATGCAGTGATCGCGGAACGAGAGGACGCTCATCATTTCGACCACAAGCCTGCCTCTAAACAGCGACTGACTTTGAAGACTCCCTCCGCTCCCACCATCATCGCCGCATCCGGGTCGATGAAACGGATCCTGGCGCTGGCGGACAAGGTGAAAGACAGCGACCTGACCATCCTGATCACCGGCGAAACCGGAACCGGCAAGGACCTGCTGGCGGAGTACATCCACAAGACGTCCAATCGCGCTGCCAGACCGTTGCGGGTGGTCAACTCGGCGGCGATGCCGGAGAGCCTTCTCGAGGCGGAGTTGTTCGGCGTTACCAAGGGAACCTATTCGGGTGCGACGACGGATCGTCCGGGGTTGATCGAATTGACCGACGGCGGGACGTTTGTCTTTGACGAGATCGGTGAAGTTCCCCCGGCGATTCAAGCCAAGCTTCTGCGGCTGCTCGACTCGAAGGTGGTTCGCCGCCTGGGCGGATCGGAGGACCGCAGGATCGATGTGCGGTTTCTTGCGCTGACCAACCGCGATCTGGGGCAGATGGTGCGGGAGGGGAGCTTCCGCAGCGACCTCTACCACCGGCTCTGTCAGATGCCGATCCATCTGCCGCCGCTGCGGGAGCGGCCGGAGGATATCGTGCCGCTGGCGATCATGCTGCTGGCGCGGTGCGGAATCGCGATCGATCGTGAGGCAATTGCGGCGGCACTGCGCGACCCGTTGGAGGCGTACTCGTGGCCGGGGAATGCGCGCGAGCTGATTGCGATGATCACACGGGTGGCGGCGCTGTTGGACGGCAACGGCAACAGCGATGTGTTCGAGCTGTTGCGGCAGCAGTTGGGGGCACCGGATGCGGAAGGCTCGGAGCGGCGGCGACTGTTTGAGGCGTTGCGGCGCCACGAC